A segment of the Arachis hypogaea cultivar Tifrunner chromosome 5, arahy.Tifrunner.gnm2.J5K5, whole genome shotgun sequence genome:
TACGAAGACTCCTCGCCCAAACGGCCTCACTCCCATTTTACTCATCATACTCTTCTTTCGTATACATATGTTGTAGTTCTTAGTTTTTTTGGCAGTTAGGTGTGTCAAAAAAATCGGAGTAGGTGAGGTTGAAGTTATAGAAAATATTACAAATTTGCGAGTATATTATAACGGTGAAGTTATACCAAACACACATGAaggagtgacttttgtttgtgaatgtccgtTGTCATTTGCTATTCCATGTACCATGAGCTTTGTCGAGTTGCAAAATGGGTTTTGTAATAACATTCAAAGCCACATTTTGAAAAGGGTGAGCAACCTTTTATACAGAACTCCTGTGCAAGTATTTGGTGGGCTAATACAGTTTCAATTAATGCCCATTACTGACAATGCCAGTATGCAGCAGATGTTCtgtatttatcaacaaacccgatttcacgtgccgatgatagagctgtacgttgagtttgaacagcAGTCAGGGTCGGGCGCGGTCGCCGAGGAGGTCAATGTTGATGAGCTCAGGGATATAGATTGAGAAGAAGATAATAATGACAGTGAAGAGGAGTTCGAAGCTaactatgaagtcgatgacgAAAACGATGACGGAGACTTGGCAGGCAATCTGGAGGTGCAAAATGAAGCGAATGCGATTGTAAGTCAGCACCCGTTTAGTGTTCCGTCTTTTATGAGGACTCTAGATCTCGAAGCCATGCATGACCCGAAATTTCCTGAGTATGCGAATACGGGTATGTTATGATTATTAACTCAAATTTCCTatagtgtttattttatttgcctTGTCTGACTGACGGTGGTGCGCATGTCGTAAGTGAAGGCAACGTTGCGGCGGAAGATGACGAGTTTAGTGTTGGAATGAAATTTGGTTCGAGAGAGTCAGTGATATCTACAATCAAAAGTTACACTATCTCTAGAGTCCGGACATACCGCTCAAGAGACTCCTGAATATCACACGGCTCGGTGTCTCTGCACCACCGGACCCAAGCAATATTAAGCTTCTTGAACACGTGATCGTCTGGATCGGACTCCCGACCAAAACACGCAATGCAGTTCTCCACCAAAAACTGGTGACTGCTATCTGATCTACCCGTAACGGCCTTCCCATTAATCGGGAGACTAAGAATATAGCTCACATCTTCTAATGTCACCGTCACTTCACCGATCAGAAGATGAAATGTGTGAGTCTCGGCCTCCAGCGTTCCACCAAAGTACTCAGTAGTGCAGAATAACATCTCATTTCGCCTACTCGTGAAACGTGTTGAAACCCAATCAATGCCAGTGTCGCTGCAGCTACCTCGTTAAAGGTATCTGGCGGATCCAGTTTTCTAGACAACAAATTTCTCATAACCtgcaaaaagaaaaatgataattattaaattttaaataatatcggTTAATAATTTGTTCAAAAAAAATTAGCAACAATAATTaaacagtattattattattatcttaaaatataataataaattattaaaaaatcacaaatatttatctattatttattcaacagtattattaattattaaaaattaataataacttattcTCACTATCATAActagtattataaaataattataataacactctaattataataataattattcaaatataacaataataacaataataataaccattTATTATATTAGCTATATCCTAAACGGTATGTTATTAACATACAGTGTTacttattattacaaaatattactaAAGTAATATTACTAAAgtattaaacataatttttttaattaaacattgTTAAAAAAACCGTTTACTGTtaacagtattattattattattatcataaaaaataataataaatcactaaaaaataataataaattattacacattattgttattaaaaattattaataaattattctcatTAACATACCCactattacaataataataataataataataataataataataagaacaacaacaacaacgtcACTAACAATACATAGATTAATTTgcctaataataacaataataatataataacaatattaataaattaaaccataatgagaaataaataacaacataatattagttataataatattaataaccaCAATAATACTACTAATtacaacacaaataaataaaatttgaataaatttatatatttattattaaatattaaaaaattacttaCAAATTGAGAATGATCTAAATACTCAATAATATATTCTTTCGATTTGGTATAATCacgcacctttttttttttctgtaccgtgcagttctttttcagcaaCACTCTCCTTCACGGTtaactcttcttcttcactctCCTTCAACTCTTCTTCGCTTTGTTTCAGTAACTAGTCTTTTACTTTGCTCTCTTTTCAATTTGCGTTTTTCCCTTATAAGGACCAAGCTGAACATCCTTCGAGAACACGTGGCGCGCATGCAGCTAAGAAGCCTGCAAAACACAACCTGCGTTTGGCTCCTGACAAACGCATCCTGCGTTTTGGACAATCCAAAGTTGGTCAACACCTGCTCCTGTCGGCATGCAAGACACGTTTTTGCTTGCTGGTTCCCTTTCCAGCCAAATCGCAGCCTGCGTTTTGCAGGGCCTATAGATTTTTTATTCCAATGCCTGCAAAATGTTACCTGCGTTTTGCAGGTCTTTGATCAACGCAGATCCACAATTGTGGACAACACACCATACATCCATATATAAGTTTATCACCAATCTTTTATCCATAACCAAATTAATTTCTGATTGaaattaattagtttataatagttttgtttttttttctctaaatttgCTTAGTTTGATATATTAtgaattattctattttttttagtatttgttaTTGAAGTTTATTTGTTCAATTTATTACAATTTTTGTTCtgtaaaattaaaaggaaaggaaTTGATAacgtaaaaaaattagaataacaaaaaaattaatattactaCTAAAGAGAGGACAACGAAAAATACTATGCATAATAACTCTAAAATTGacgaaaaaaatatgaaaaaattaagaaaaaaaatgttatgactaatataaaataaaaaaatattcattgaCAGTTATATATTAATCTtataaatagttatttaaaaaatattgtaactaaataattatgaaaatattttatactgttaatatattaaattaatttttattatattccatcatagttaattttggtataaaTATACCCGTAATATTTCATGGGCAAAAATACTAGTCAGGATATTAAAATTGAATCTAGtcttaacaataaaaaatttaaaactatgaaaaagaaaaataaatgattgaaAGGACCGTTGGTGCTGAGTGGGTAAcggctatttccattttctcaaAGTCGAACGAAAGGTCTCCCCTCCGTTTCTCTCCCGCGAGTGCAAATTTCTTTCTTCCTCATTCGTCTCAGTCGCTCTTCTAATTCGTGAGGACTCGGCTCACTCCTTTTAACTGCACGATTCAATCCTCATCCTCTCCCTTCTCTCAATTCCAGTTCTTACTAGGCAAGCGACTcttccttccttcttttcttctttctattcTCTTTATCAATAAACGCATAATATCTCTTACAATTTACCCATTCAAAACcctataattttaatttagtttaagaATTTAATTGATTTCCACTGGCACTGTTGGTCCTTGAAATTCTATAATTGGGAATTTACCACGACTAACAATTTCACTTTTATGTGATTGTGGTTTTGCAGAACACAATGACGCTGGATAGCAGTGCCCGGACGACATCAAATGCTCCCAACAGTAACAAGATTACGCCGCAAATCAAGATTAGAAAGCCTCCTCATCGTAAAACTTCTCCCGTCAATTGGTTCCCCCGCAAAAAAGTGGATTCTTACTTGAATAGAAAAATTAAGATGCTCCAGGTACTGTTCACTAACTATATTAATACATTTCATCTTATTTTCTACGATCAAGGTAGGGTTAATTAGTTGAATTCAACTACTATGTATATAACTATTTTTCAGGAACTAGATGGTATGAATTTGACACTTGATCAGACTCTAGGCAATTCTAATCCGCATTATTCAAGAGTGCTGAGagagaaaatggcagcaagagAATCTGCTAATAAGGCAATATTGGCTCGAAGAGCTGCATTGGTGGAAGCCTCTTGGTGTCGTATCTTACGAGCTGCCAGGTAATGTgtcctcttttattttcttttttagaatTTAGTCACTCCTATCTTTGTTTAAATATTTCTACGTTGATATTTTCCAGGATACCTAGTGATGATGCTGAGGCTCAACTCTCTAAAGCTGAAAAGGGTGCAGTGGAAGCCTTTGAGGCAGCCCAGTCTATGGGAGTTATCATGTATGATTTGTCAAATTGCCCTAAGAAGCATTGTCGAATTGAGACATCCTCTGTTAATGGAGAAGGATCATCCACTCATATGGTTACTGCATCTTTTGAAACTGCATTTGACGTGGACAAGGAAGTAGCTGCAGCTGTCAAAACAGCATTTGTCAGACTTGCAAATTGCCCTTCCTTTAGCACAGATGAATTCCAAGAACTGCtaagaaaaattaatgaaaacccAGACGCGGATGACAAGAATCAGGACATCTCTGAGTTCTCTTCAGAGTGTGACTCTGAATCTGGAACTGACCTTGACTTTAATATGCCACCTCCAGGGACAAGTCATGGGAAAAGTAGGAGGAGGCAGTCCCTTGAAAAATTCGACAGAATAAAGCTTGTGGGCACAATGCTTGAGAGGCTAAAATGTTTGCAAGAAGATGAACTTTCTTCACTTGCCACTATAGTTGCAACTTGTGGCCTAAATGCTGCCTTGGCTCAAGAGCATAATATCAAGCTGCACAACCCAAGCTCTGCTATTGATCATACCTCCTCTTCGATTCTTAATTTTCCAGCAAGAAGAATGTCATTGCTGGCATCAGGAAAGAAGCAAGTTGGGTGTGAAATACCAAGTCTTGACAAGTTTTTGGTTAAGCACATGACCAAACTTGAGAGAGAGATTCAGGAAGCCAAGAATAAGAGAAGAAATGGGACAGAATCAGACAATGATAGATCTCAAAAATCTGTTGATGGAACTCTATCTGAGACAATAACTGACTTGGGAAGTATTCTTGTGAAGAATTATTCAAAATTTGAGAAGGAAATCAATAAGGCAAAGTTGGAGTTCCAAAAGGATATACCAGCAGTCCAAAGTGACATGCCAAATCGTCGAAAGGATCATGCTGAAGTACCCAGCTTGGACAAGTTCTTAGTGAAACACATCTCAAGACTGGAAAGGGAAGTTCAAGAAGCCAAAAGCAGAACAATCAATGAAGGAAAAATTACAAAGTTAGGAGCTGATCTAGGGATTTCCAGTGGAATGGATTCAAGTTCATCTTCTGAAGCATTGGCAGGGAAAGAAAACGTAAACATAAACAAGGAGATTAGTATGAATTCTGAGACACAAGAAAAACGCTGCAACTTAGAGAGAAGTACATCTGTAGCTCCTTTGGATGGTGCAAATGATGTGACTGAGAACAAAGATGGCTTGGACAAGATTCTGAAAGAGCCTATACACGGGTTGGAAAGAGAGAAGATGCAAGCCTTGTCCCTGGGAGGCAATGGAGAAAAATATAGAAGGAACCAAGCCGTAACTGGTGTTACAGAATGTGAGAGCCTGGATAAGATTTTAGTCAAGCATGTCTCCAGGTTAGAGAAGGAGAAAATGAGGTTCAACTCAGGGGGAGAAAGAGTACAAGTTAAAAGAGATAAGAGACACATCCATTTGGATGCAAATGCTGAAGGTGGTTTGGATCAAATTTTGGTTAAACATAAATCCAAACTTGAGCGAGAAAAGATGGTGGCTTCAAAGCAAGAGGAGGAGAATCCTGTTAGTGCCTCTATGTCTCGGCGAGAAGCAAGGGAGAGGGAGTTGCTACAAGCTTGGGCAGGGTTGAGCTTAGGAAACTCCATTAAGCCtcatctctctaagcttgaactaGACAAGGTTAGTCCTTGTTTTTACTTGACATGTTTTTACAGGTTTTGGTTGAATTTGGAATGACTGCAGTCTTGTAGCTGCCTGCAGAAAGTACTATTTATCTGTTGTTGTTGACTGACTCGGTCAATCTTATTTGGTTTTCTTGTTTACTTCTAGGCTGCTTGGATTAAGGCAGAAGAGGAGGAAAGGAGGCAAGCAATGAAACAAATATGATGATAGGTTTGTCAACCCAAACCCatattcatttattttcttatcgtACATGCGAACCCGTTATTCATTTATGTTCACAAAAATGTGCTTACTTCAATAGGTCGGATTTGGTTTTCATCCGTCTGGATAAACATTCAACACCCATTGCCTTTTCATATTCAACATGTTGCTGTAGGATTACATATTTTTTGTATaggtttatatttaaaaaaaaaaattgaggtaTGAAATGAGTAAATGTGTTTAATTTCATTCTTTAAACAATTTGGTCCTTTTAACTTCGTGTGAGATTTTTACACTTTGTGATTCAATTTAATCCCTCTCAAATCTTATTTCCACTAAACATAAGATTCTATTTGAATTGCAGTACATGAAATCAATCAATCAATTGTCTTCACATGAGAAAGAATCGTTAAGCTGCCCACTGCCTCTATTAGATAGATTTAATTTCTTCAAATGAGAAAAGAATCTTTAAAGATGAAATACACTTGTATAATTCATAGTTCAACCAGAAAACCGGTAACTCAGTCCTCTAATTAGTTCACGTCATTATTTAAGCTATACAATCAACCGGATATGGTCAAATCCAGACTGAGAGAATCAATCAGGCTGCTAGGCTAAACCGGACCTGGGTCATCATGTAAAGGATAGCCTAATAcgcaataccaaaaaaaaaaaaacaaaagaatagcCTAATACGCTTCTGGAGCTACAAGGTCTATTATATTGATCAAAtgatatcaatatcaatttaAATGAATGTTTTACTATTGAATAACATTTGTTCATGCAACCATGATCAACTGGTGAAATCACCAACGTAATATCTTAACAAAATCAATTGACCATGGATATATTTGCTTCCCAGAATTTTGACATTTTTTGTTTAAGATAGATTTACATGCATTTTTCTAGGAAGAATGGACAAAATCATATGTTCTGTTAGTCACATCCACTACTCCAACGATAGAAGTGTGTGATTGTGTTTCTATTAGCGGTGCCAATGTGCACCCTATTCGCGGATATGTTGAATCAAATATCTCTcactaaatacaaaatatttttaattactaaGAGAAGATCATTAATAtctttaatatgtttttgtttttatgtaaaagtcaattttattttaaattatcatcaaattatataataatattatatctttTTGGTAATCCtcggaataaataaataaccaaatTAAGGTACAACACAAACACACATCATGCGGTCATGCGAGGCACGAAAGCTATGCTGCAATCCAAcctctatttattaaaaaaattttaatccattccacgtattaaaaaaattagtttcaaCATAACACAAAATCTCATCCCTTTCTTGCTGCTACCTCAGTAAGTAGTGCATAATGTTTAAGCTGCTTATCTGAATTGTGAACCTGAAGATTGTCATGTCAAATCGAGATCCTGTTGGTCTGGTTTAGAATTATCTTGCATTAAGGACTGTTCTTCTTCCACAAGCTCAACCTCCTTGTTTTCTGAAAATTGCTGCTGCCAACCATTGAAAGATGAAGGAGGAGGTTCTGCCTCAAACAGCATCCAA
Coding sequences within it:
- the LOC112801195 gene encoding uncharacterized protein is translated as MTLDSSARTTSNAPNSNKITPQIKIRKPPHRKTSPVNWFPRKKVDSYLNRKIKMLQELDGMNLTLDQTLGNSNPHYSRVLREKMAARESANKAILARRAALVEASWCRILRAARIPSDDAEAQLSKAEKGAVEAFEAAQSMGVIMYDLSNCPKKHCRIETSSVNGEGSSTHMVTASFETAFDVDKEVAAAVKTAFVRLANCPSFSTDEFQELLRKINENPDADDKNQDISEFSSECDSESGTDLDFNMPPPGTSHGKSRRRQSLEKFDRIKLVGTMLERLKCLQEDELSSLATIVATCGLNAALAQEHNIKLHNPSSAIDHTSSSILNFPARRMSLLASGKKQVGCEIPSLDKFLVKHMTKLEREIQEAKNKRRNGTESDNDRSQKSVDGTLSETITDLGSILVKNYSKFEKEINKAKLEFQKDIPAVQSDMPNRRKDHAEVPSLDKFLVKHISRLEREVQEAKSRTINEGKITKLGADLGISSGMDSSSSSEALAGKENVNINKEISMNSETQEKRCNLERSTSVAPLDGANDVTENKDGLDKILKEPIHGLEREKMQALSLGGNGEKYRRNQAVTGVTECESLDKILVKHVSRLEKEKMRFNSGGERVQVKRDKRHIHLDANAEGGLDQILVKHKSKLEREKMVASKQEEENPVSASMSRREARERELLQAWAGLSLGNSIKPHLSKLELDKAAWIKAEEEERRQAMKQI